Genomic DNA from Comamonas resistens:
CTGCGCCGCTGTCTTCGTCTTCCAGATCCACGGTCGCGCCAAACACCACACGGCCACCGGCATCCAGCTCGGAGGGGTCGATGATCTGGGCGGCGGACAGTTTGCCTTCCACCTCGATGATGCGGCCTTCGATGAAGCCTTGCTGCTCCTTGGCGGATTCGTATTCGGCGTTCTCGCTCAGGTCACCCTGGGCACGGGCTTCGGCAATGGCCTGGATGACGGCAGGACGCTCCACGGTCTTCAGACGTTGCAGCTCGACCTTGAGCTTTTCAGCGCCGCGCTTGGTGATGGGAATGGTGGCCATGGACAAGTCTCCAAATTCAGTAAACGCCGCGCATGGCACGGCACCTCTCGCAC
This window encodes:
- the greA gene encoding transcription elongation factor GreA, which codes for MATIPITKRGAEKLKVELQRLKTVERPAVIQAIAEARAQGDLSENAEYESAKEQQGFIEGRIIEVEGKLSAAQIIDPSELDAGGRVVFGATVDLEDEDSGAAVTYQIVGEDEADLKHGLINVSSPIARALIGKEEGDTAVVQAPGGERRYEIVGVKYI